The Stieleria maiorica genome includes the window AGGTGACAGAGGTTGCAAGCGTTAGGCCGGCCGGTGTCGATCGTCGTGGCCACCGACGGACTGGAAATCGTGTGCGATCGAATCGTTTTAAGAATCCCGTAAACGGTGTGTGGCATGTGACAATTCATGCAGCGACTTCCCGCCGAGTCGATCGGGTGATGCGTGTGTTGCGACCCCAGTTCCGCGTACTTTGGATGACATTGCAAGCAGGCAGCGTCGCCCCGCATGTCGGGCTTCAATTGGTCGTCTTTCCATTCAGACTGCAACGACAAATCCTGCTGGTGCATGGTGTGACACGACAAACAGGCCAGTTCGCCTTGCTGGAAACACTTGGACTCGATCATGCCGGTGTAGTCGCGTCCCGAAACCCGCACTTCACCGTCAGGCCAGAAGTGACCGTGAAACTTTCCCGGCATGGCGTTGAACCTTTGAAAGGTTGGGCTGTCCCAATTTTCTTCGCTGCCACGGACGACCTGCAAGAAAAACGCCTCTTCCAGATTATCACCGGGACGAAACTGACGGCCCTGTGTAAAAAACTGTTCTTGATCGGCGGCGTTGTCGATGTCGACCATCATGATGCCGTGACATTGGCCGCACAGGTCCGAACGCGTGCTCGCCGGCAGGTTCTTGGGATTGACAATTTCGTCGACAGCCGGCCCGGATCCCTCCAGCCTCTGCGGCTTGGCCGGACCGGAGCTGTGAACGATGATGTGTCCTTCGCCCGGCCCGTGACACGCTTCACAACTGATTCCAAACTCGCTGACCCGTGTGTCCCAGGCAGATTCATTCGGCTGGGGCCGTGTGCGGGGATGGGTCGAATGACATTGGCAACAGGTTTCGTTCCAGCGTCCCAACTCGTGCTCCTTATCCATGTTGGGCGGCCGAAGGAACGCGCTCCGCCGAGGGATCCAGCGCTGCTGGTCGATCAGGAACAGAATCGGCAATTGCGCCGGCGTTTGCTCCAACCCGGACTCGTACCAAAAGATGTGCATGTGGTGCGATCCGGTCATCAAGACCAACCGGCGCGTCAAACGATCCCCATCGGCGATCGGGTCGTTTAGCTCGACGAAGAATTCGTCACCGCGACGGCTGAAGCGGTAGACCTGCCCTTCCACTTGCACCTGGCTGCCGTTGATCGCCGCCGGAGCCGTTGCCGGCGTGATCGGCTGGGTCATCGTACGATGATACGAGGTGTGCCATGATTGATGGTAGTCTTCGTGACAGGGCTTGCAGGAGTCTGACCCGACGTATCCGCTGGTGCGGTCGATCACGGGCTTGGCTGCGACCAAGGTGGTTTGTTCGCTCGGCGACACCGAAGCAGCATCGGGAGTCGGGCCGGGCATCTCGCGGGTCATCGGATCGGGCGTCGCGTTCTGCCCTCCGGTCGTGCGAGATCGCGGCCGGGTCAAGCCCCACGCCGTGATCGCGACCACGACGATCACGATCGCCGCCCACGCGTATTTCTTGCTCATCGGATCACAACCATCGTCTCCAAAAAATCAATGCAGAATCGACATCAAGCCGACGTTGCATCCTAATCGACGGCAGGCGATCCGTGTTTGTGGTGACGGATAAGTTGACGGCGAATCGGGCAAATCAGGACTTGATCGTCACCAAAACTTGCCCGGTGGTGACATGGTCACCGACCGCGACGCAGACTTCATCGACCGTTCCATCGACGGTGGATTGAATCTCCATTTCCATCTTCATCGCTTCCAGGATCAGGATCGGTTCGCCGGAATGCACGTGATCGCCCGGTTGCACCAGCTGTTTGAAAACGGCGCCGGGCATTTGCGACTTCACTTCGGTCACTGCACCGGGAGCTTTCGCGGCTTGCTGTTGAAGCGCGGTGGCGGTTTCAGGGCGAATCGCGACCCGAAACACGCGATTGCCGACGGTGACGACGTCGCCTTCAAAGGCCATGCGGATGTCTTCGCCGTCGACGGTGACCGTGTACTCAGCCGGCCCGGTCTGCCGCTTCGCAGCCACCTTGGATGCCGTGGGGTCCTTGGCTGCTTCGGCCGATCGGTCGACCTTTCGCACCCCCACCTCGGCCTCGCCCTTGAGAAACTTGATGCCCTTTTCTTTGCATGCGGCGGTGATAAAGATGTTCTCGTCGGTCACCGGCAACCCTTCGTTTTCCAACACCGCCGTCGCCGCGGCGATTCCCTTGGACGGATCGGCGTCGTTGATCTCGAGCGCCGGCCGGGTCGTCGGCTCTAACTTGAGCTGCTCGGCAGCCAGTCGAACGACATCGGGATCGGGATCGACCGGCGTTTTCCCAAAGTAGCCGAGCACCATCTTTCCGTACGGTTCGGCGATCTTTTTCCAAGGCCCGAACATCACGTTGTTGAACGCCTGCTGGAAATAAAACTGGGACACCGGTGTCACCGAAGTCCCGTACCCGCCTTTGCGAACGACATCGCTCATCGCCAGAATGATTTCCGGGTACTTCTCCATGATGCCGTTGTCGCGCAACATTTGGGTGTTCGCGGTCAACGCGCCACCGGGCATGGGACTCCAGGGAATCAGCGGCTCGACCGCGGTCGCCTCGGGCGGCAAGAAGTAATCGCTCATGCAATCCTTAAAGACCTCTTCGGCCTCGCGCACTTTTTCGACGGCGACATCCAATTCATAGTCGCTGCCGCGAAGGGCGTGCCACATCACCAGAATATCCGGTTGGCAGGTTCCTCCCGAACAGGGCGCCATGGACAAATCGATGGCGTCGGCGCCGGCGTCGAGCGCCGCTTTGTTGGCCAGCACGCTGACGCCGGCCGTCTCGTGCGTGTGAAAATGGATGAAGGTCCCCGCGGGCAGCATGCTCCGCGCCTGCTTGATCGTCTCGTAAACCTTCGACGGCACTGCCGTCCCCGACGCATCTTTAAAGCAAACAGCGTCAAAGGGAATTTCGGCGTCAAGGATTTGTTGCAACGTGCGAGCGTAAAACTCCGCGTCGTGGGCACCGACACATCCGGGTGGCAATTCCATCAGCGTCACGCAAACCTGGTGTTTTAATCCGGCCTGAACGATGCACTTGCCGCTGTAGATCAGGTTGTTGACGTCATTGAGCGCGTCGAAATTGCGGATCGTCGTCATGCCGTGTTTCTTGAACAGGTCGGCATGCAGTTTCACGATGTCGCTGGATTGTGATTCGAGTCCGACGACGTTGACGCCGCGGGCGAGTGTTTGCAAGTTCGCGTCCGGACCGGCGGTTTCGCGAAAGGCGTCCATCATGTCGAACGCATCTTCGTTGCAGTAGAAATACAGCGATTGAAATCGCGCGCCCCCTCCGGCTTCGAACCAGGTGATCCCCGCGTCGCGTGCCGCTTCCACGGCCGGCAGAAAATCTTTGGTGAACACGCGGGCGCCGTAGACGGATTGAAACCCGTCGCGGAACGCGGTGCACATGAAATTGACCTTCTTCTTCGACACGTCAGTTTTCCTCGTTCTCAAAATCCGCTCAACAAACAATTACGTGAGCACCGCCCACAACACACCCGCGGCGATCGCCGAACCGATCACACCCGCGACATTGGGTGCCATCGCGTGCATCAACAAAAAATTGTGCGAGTCTTCCTGTTGGCCCACCATCTGAACCACGCGTGCCGAATCCGGAACCGCGGACACGCCGGCGGCCCCGACCAGCGGGTTGATCTTCTCTTTCAAAAACAGATTCATGAATTTGGCGAACAAAACGCCGCCGGCGGTCGCGATCGCGAAGGCCAAGGCGCCGAGTCCGAAAATCAGCAGCGACTGTCGCGTCAGAAACGTGCTCGCTTCAGTGCTGGCGCCGA containing:
- a CDS encoding cytochrome c3 family protein, which encodes MSKKYAWAAIVIVVVAITAWGLTRPRSRTTGGQNATPDPMTREMPGPTPDAASVSPSEQTTLVAAKPVIDRTSGYVGSDSCKPCHEDYHQSWHTSYHRTMTQPITPATAPAAINGSQVQVEGQVYRFSRRGDEFFVELNDPIADGDRLTRRLVLMTGSHHMHIFWYESGLEQTPAQLPILFLIDQQRWIPRRSAFLRPPNMDKEHELGRWNETCCQCHSTHPRTRPQPNESAWDTRVSEFGISCEACHGPGEGHIIVHSSGPAKPQRLEGSGPAVDEIVNPKNLPASTRSDLCGQCHGIMMVDIDNAADQEQFFTQGRQFRPGDNLEEAFFLQVVRGSEENWDSPTFQRFNAMPGKFHGHFWPDGEVRVSGRDYTGMIESKCFQQGELACLSCHTMHQQDLSLQSEWKDDQLKPDMRGDAACLQCHPKYAELGSQHTHHPIDSAGSRCMNCHMPHTVYGILKTIRSHTISSPSVATTIDTGRPNACNLCHLDHTLEQTATSLADWYGHDKPDLAPIEQVTAASLLYFLGGDAAQRVLQVNAMEWQPAREASGTDWMSFYLLLGMEDPYDAIRLISERAYKSLPGAAPLQYDFLASPQQRAASLRREYQTLLQSRLPSRQALLIGPDGLLDRSRFGFLTQQRNGRPVYLQE
- a CDS encoding biotin/lipoyl-containing protein; translation: MSKKKVNFMCTAFRDGFQSVYGARVFTKDFLPAVEAARDAGITWFEAGGGARFQSLYFYCNEDAFDMMDAFRETAGPDANLQTLARGVNVVGLESQSSDIVKLHADLFKKHGMTTIRNFDALNDVNNLIYSGKCIVQAGLKHQVCVTLMELPPGCVGAHDAEFYARTLQQILDAEIPFDAVCFKDASGTAVPSKVYETIKQARSMLPAGTFIHFHTHETAGVSVLANKAALDAGADAIDLSMAPCSGGTCQPDILVMWHALRGSDYELDVAVEKVREAEEVFKDCMSDYFLPPEATAVEPLIPWSPMPGGALTANTQMLRDNGIMEKYPEIILAMSDVVRKGGYGTSVTPVSQFYFQQAFNNVMFGPWKKIAEPYGKMVLGYFGKTPVDPDPDVVRLAAEQLKLEPTTRPALEINDADPSKGIAAATAVLENEGLPVTDENIFITAACKEKGIKFLKGEAEVGVRKVDRSAEAAKDPTASKVAAKRQTGPAEYTVTVDGEDIRMAFEGDVVTVGNRVFRVAIRPETATALQQQAAKAPGAVTEVKSQMPGAVFKQLVQPGDHVHSGEPILILEAMKMEMEIQSTVDGTVDEVCVAVGDHVTTGQVLVTIKS